A stretch of Caenibius tardaugens NBRC 16725 DNA encodes these proteins:
- a CDS encoding alpha/beta fold hydrolase, whose amino-acid sequence MIIQELEQQAQGRATTRTIPAGACESLWHAPDGFAIRRIDWTGTGRVGRGSILFLPGRGEFYEKYLETLDYWAGQGWQVTALDWRGQAGSGRLGADPVTGHVSDFSVWIDDLAAFWQEWRADRCGPCILIAHSMGGHLALRAVAEHRVAPDALVLSAPMLGISASLIPVPVLHGVAWAMTRLGDPRRPAWRWSEKPGELPADRADLLTHDPDRYADELWWRAHRPELVMGPGSWGWVERAFASTRALARPGVLEQVTIPVLILATAKDRLVDPRAIARAVRRLPDCEELLFGPEARHEILRETDSVRDRALRAIDGFLDRVAPQQEPVG is encoded by the coding sequence TTGATTATTCAGGAACTCGAACAGCAAGCGCAGGGGCGGGCCACCACGCGGACGATCCCCGCTGGCGCATGCGAAAGCCTGTGGCATGCCCCCGACGGGTTCGCGATCCGACGGATCGATTGGACGGGCACGGGCCGTGTGGGCAGGGGATCGATCCTGTTTTTGCCTGGACGGGGCGAGTTCTATGAAAAGTATCTGGAAACGCTGGATTACTGGGCCGGTCAAGGCTGGCAGGTGACAGCGCTGGACTGGCGCGGGCAGGCCGGATCAGGCCGGTTGGGCGCCGATCCGGTGACCGGGCACGTTTCCGATTTCTCGGTATGGATCGATGATCTTGCCGCGTTCTGGCAGGAATGGAGGGCGGATCGTTGCGGACCATGCATTCTGATCGCGCATTCGATGGGCGGGCATCTTGCCTTGCGCGCGGTTGCGGAACACCGGGTCGCGCCCGATGCGCTAGTCCTTTCTGCGCCGATGCTGGGCATAAGCGCGAGCCTGATTCCGGTGCCCGTGTTGCATGGCGTCGCCTGGGCCATGACCCGGCTTGGCGATCCGCGCCGTCCTGCCTGGCGGTGGAGTGAAAAACCCGGGGAATTGCCCGCTGACCGCGCCGACCTGCTGACTCACGATCCGGATCGTTATGCGGATGAACTGTGGTGGCGTGCCCATCGGCCCGAACTGGTGATGGGACCGGGCAGCTGGGGTTGGGTGGAACGCGCCTTTGCGTCAACGCGCGCGCTGGCCCGGCCGGGGGTGCTGGAACAGGTGACGATACCGGTCCTGATTCTGGCGACGGCGAAGGACCGGCTTGTCGATCCGCGCGCGATAGCGCGCGCCGTGCGGCGCTTGCCCGATTGTGAAGAGTTGCTTTTCGGGCCGGAGGCGCGCCATGAGATTCTGCGTGAGACGGATTCGGTCAGGGACCGGGCGCTGCGGGCGATCGATGGTTTCCTTGATCGCGTCGCGCCGCAACAGGAACCCGTCGGGTAA
- a CDS encoding NAD(P)/FAD-dependent oxidoreductase has protein sequence MSANFDIAVIGAGMAGASLTAEVAPHARVLLLEMEDAPGYHATGRSAAFWVESYGGPQVQPLTAASGGWLNEAGFLHDRGGLNIARADQRGLLDAFEAEFSALGIRLERWDRAAMEQAVPGLRAEWVDAIYEPDSKDIDVGGLHAHFLARARTAGAQPRCRSRLTALERVASGWSLTLVDGTQYTASVLVNAAGAWADVVAGMAGVRPLGIQPYRRTMLQLRTEPQPRADMPVVLDIGGSFYFKPESGRLWLSPHDETPSAPCDAAPEEIDLAQAIDRLEQTVDWRIAQLEHKWAGLRSFAPDRLPIYGFDPRNRGFFWFAGQGGFGIQTAPAAARLAGQLLLNLSSDDMTRRLDPALYSPARFG, from the coding sequence ATTTCAGCGAATTTCGATATTGCTGTGATCGGTGCCGGAATGGCCGGAGCCAGTCTGACGGCTGAGGTGGCGCCGCATGCCCGCGTTCTCCTTCTCGAAATGGAGGATGCGCCCGGTTACCACGCAACGGGGCGTTCCGCGGCCTTCTGGGTGGAAAGTTATGGCGGGCCGCAAGTCCAGCCGCTGACAGCCGCATCGGGCGGCTGGCTGAACGAGGCGGGGTTCCTCCATGATCGTGGTGGGCTCAACATCGCACGGGCGGATCAGCGGGGCCTGCTGGATGCGTTCGAGGCGGAGTTTTCCGCGCTGGGAATCCGGCTGGAACGCTGGGATCGCGCCGCGATGGAACAGGCGGTACCCGGTTTGCGCGCGGAATGGGTCGATGCGATCTATGAACCTGACAGCAAGGATATCGACGTTGGGGGCCTGCATGCGCATTTTCTGGCGCGTGCGCGGACTGCGGGTGCCCAGCCGCGCTGTCGCAGCCGGTTGACCGCGCTGGAACGGGTGGCGTCAGGCTGGAGCCTGACTCTGGTTGACGGCACCCAATATACCGCATCGGTTCTTGTCAACGCCGCCGGGGCCTGGGCCGATGTGGTGGCCGGGATGGCGGGTGTGCGCCCTCTGGGCATTCAGCCCTACCGGCGCACGATGCTGCAATTGCGGACGGAACCGCAACCGCGCGCGGATATGCCCGTCGTGCTCGACATCGGGGGCAGTTTCTACTTCAAACCGGAAAGCGGGCGCCTGTGGCTCAGCCCGCATGACGAAACGCCCAGTGCCCCCTGCGACGCGGCGCCCGAGGAAATCGATCTGGCACAGGCGATCGACCGGCTGGAACAGACTGTGGACTGGCGCATCGCGCAGTTGGAACACAAATGGGCCGGTTTGCGCAGTTTTGCGCCCGACCGGCTCCCGATCTATGGTTTTGATCCGCGTAACAGGGGCTTTTTCTGGTTCGCCGGGCAAGGGGGATTTGGCATTCAGACCGCCCCTGCGGCAGCGCGGCTGGCGGGACAGTTGCTTCTGAACCTGTCGTCCGATGATATGACCCGCAGGCTTGATCCGGCGCTCTACAGCCCTGCAAGATTCGGCTAG
- a CDS encoding YegP family protein gives MAHRFEIRKNKKGEYVAYFCYNAETMFWTEGYASKASAQNAIDSIKKNGPAAETVDAT, from the coding sequence ATGGCGCATCGTTTCGAGATTCGGAAAAACAAGAAAGGCGAATACGTTGCTTACTTCTGCTACAATGCAGAAACGATGTTCTGGACGGAAGGCTATGCTTCCAAGGCAAGCGCCCAGAACGCCATTGATTCCATAAAGAAGAACGGCCCGGCGGCAGAAACCGTCGACGCCACTTGA
- the rnhA gene encoding ribonuclease HI, whose protein sequence is MKHVEIFTDGACKGNPGPGGWGALLRMGKHEKELSGSDPHTTNNRMEMTAAIRALDALIEPCEVLLHTDSKYVMDGITRWVHGWKRNGWVTASKKPVQNAELWHDLIEVAAKHKIEWIWVKGHSGHPENERVDKLASDAAIAAAQG, encoded by the coding sequence ATGAAACATGTCGAGATTTTTACCGATGGCGCCTGCAAGGGTAATCCCGGCCCCGGTGGCTGGGGCGCACTGCTGCGCATGGGCAAGCATGAAAAGGAACTATCCGGTTCCGATCCCCATACCACCAACAATCGCATGGAAATGACCGCCGCCATTCGCGCGCTCGACGCCCTGATCGAACCGTGCGAGGTGCTGCTGCATACCGACAGCAAATATGTGATGGACGGGATCACCCGCTGGGTTCACGGCTGGAAACGCAACGGCTGGGTCACCGCCAGCAAGAAGCCGGTACAGAACGCCGAACTGTGGCACGACCTGATCGAGGTTGCCGCCAAGCACAAGATCGAATGGATCTGGGTCAAGGGCCATTCGGGCCACCCGGAAAACGAGCGGGTCGATAAACTGGCCAGTGATGCCGCCATCGCGGCGGCGCAAGGCTAG
- the thrB gene encoding homoserine kinase, whose translation MAVYTHLGAEELASLIQEYDVGTLTSAKGIAEGVSNSNWLIETTGKDGTGARFILTMYERRIDLNELPFFLGLLDHLAAKGCPVPRTIHDRANRAYRMLGEKAVALIEFLPGVSVDHPEPAQARSVGAALAGIHLASADFPASRANGLSLPSWRELADDCGEAGLASINPELPDLVQGELAFLQANWPAALPHAVIHADLFPDNVLMLGDAVGGLIDFYFACNDIAAYDLAVTHAAWCFEADGSFRPAVAAALIEGYCAVRPLSRDERHALPVLARGAAMRFMMTRAYDWLHTPADALVTRKDPMDFARRLRFYAEKGDAAFPLPHD comes from the coding sequence ATGGCCGTTTACACCCATCTCGGTGCCGAGGAACTCGCCAGCCTTATCCAGGAATACGATGTCGGCACGCTCACCTCTGCCAAGGGCATTGCCGAAGGTGTGTCCAATTCGAACTGGCTGATCGAAACCACGGGCAAGGATGGCACCGGGGCACGTTTCATCCTGACCATGTACGAACGGCGGATCGATCTCAACGAACTGCCTTTCTTTCTTGGGCTGCTCGATCATCTGGCCGCGAAAGGCTGCCCGGTACCGCGCACGATCCATGATCGCGCAAACCGGGCCTATCGCATGCTGGGCGAAAAGGCCGTGGCGCTGATCGAATTTCTGCCGGGGGTATCTGTCGATCATCCCGAACCGGCGCAGGCACGCTCCGTCGGGGCAGCGTTGGCCGGCATCCATCTGGCTTCAGCCGATTTCCCGGCAAGCCGCGCCAACGGCCTCAGCCTGCCAAGCTGGCGCGAACTGGCGGACGACTGCGGGGAAGCCGGCCTTGCCTCGATCAACCCCGAACTGCCTGACCTCGTGCAAGGCGAACTGGCCTTTCTTCAGGCGAACTGGCCCGCAGCCCTGCCGCATGCGGTGATCCATGCCGATCTGTTCCCCGACAATGTCCTGATGCTGGGCGATGCGGTCGGCGGGCTGATCGATTTCTATTTCGCCTGCAACGATATCGCCGCCTACGATCTCGCTGTCACCCATGCCGCATGGTGTTTCGAGGCGGATGGCAGTTTCCGGCCCGCCGTGGCCGCCGCGCTGATCGAAGGCTATTGCGCAGTCCGCCCGCTTTCGCGCGATGAACGCCACGCCCTGCCCGTTCTGGCGCGCGGCGCGGCCATGCGTTTCATGATGACCCGCGCCTATGACTGGCTGCACACGCCGGCGGACGCGCTGGTGACCCGCAAAGACCCGATGGATTTTGCCCGGCGGCTGCGATTCTATGCGGAAAAGGGCGATGCAGCCTTTCCGCTACCGCACGATTGA
- the ispH gene encoding 4-hydroxy-3-methylbut-2-enyl diphosphate reductase yields MNATPPNPVTKDGLPPLTVLVAAPRGFCAGVDRAIEIVERALERYGAPVYVRHEIVHNRFVVDGLKAKGAVFVEELDKVPDGVPVVFSAHGVPKAVPANAEARGLDYLDATCPLVSKVHRQAERQVEAGRHIVFIGHRGHPEVIGTFGQVPDGAMTLVESLDDVATLAFATGTKLAFLTQTTLSVDDTAAIVAALRQRYPDIVGPKAEDICYATSNRQAAVKAIAPECDLVLVIGAPNSSNSVRLVEVADRSGTPARLIGRASDIQPEWLDGVGTVGITAGASAPEVLVREVIDRLGEWRSVEERTHIAAEERMIFKLPRQLTE; encoded by the coding sequence ATGAATGCAACCCCGCCAAACCCAGTGACAAAAGATGGATTGCCGCCGCTGACCGTGCTGGTGGCCGCGCCGCGCGGTTTTTGCGCCGGTGTCGACAGGGCGATCGAGATCGTCGAACGCGCGCTCGAACGCTATGGCGCGCCGGTCTACGTGCGTCATGAAATCGTCCACAACCGCTTTGTCGTCGATGGGCTGAAGGCAAAAGGCGCTGTTTTTGTGGAAGAACTGGACAAGGTGCCCGATGGTGTGCCGGTGGTGTTCAGCGCCCACGGCGTGCCCAAGGCCGTGCCCGCCAATGCCGAAGCACGCGGGCTGGACTATCTCGATGCCACCTGCCCGCTGGTCAGCAAGGTCCACCGTCAGGCGGAACGCCAGGTCGAAGCCGGGCGCCATATCGTGTTTATCGGTCATCGCGGCCATCCCGAAGTCATCGGAACCTTCGGACAGGTACCCGATGGGGCGATGACGCTGGTCGAATCGCTGGACGATGTCGCCACGCTGGCATTCGCCACCGGCACGAAGCTGGCCTTCCTGACACAGACGACGCTTTCGGTGGACGATACCGCCGCCATCGTTGCCGCACTGCGCCAGCGCTATCCCGATATCGTCGGGCCGAAAGCGGAAGATATCTGCTACGCCACGTCCAACCGGCAGGCGGCGGTCAAGGCGATCGCACCCGAATGCGATCTGGTGCTGGTGATCGGCGCGCCGAATTCCTCCAACTCGGTACGGCTGGTCGAAGTCGCGGATCGCAGCGGCACCCCGGCACGGCTGATTGGCCGCGCCAGCGATATCCAGCCCGAATGGCTGGACGGTGTGGGCACGGTCGGGATCACCGCCGGTGCCTCAGCGCCCGAAGTGCTGGTACGCGAAGTCATCGACCGTTTGGGCGAATGGCGCAGCGTGGAAGAGCGCACGCATATCGCCGCCGAGGAACGTATGATTTTCAAGCTGCCCCGCCAGCTTACGGAATGA
- the argS gene encoding arginine--tRNA ligase: MSDITTLYAAFAAHIATALDALEREGALPAGLPRDNVTVEPPRDASHGDLATNAAMVLAKPAKTNPRALAELLTAKLGELPDVASAEIAGPGFINLRLADGAWRREIAGIAALGADYGRSDAGGGSTVNVEYVSANPTGPMHMGHCRGAVVGDALATLLEYAGHKVVREYYINDAGAQVQVLARSVHIRYREALGEAVGEIPEGLYPGDYLVPVGQALAQEFGDRYAAAPESEWLDLFRTRAVAAMMDMIRADLALLGIRHDVFSSEAELQAAGKPAEAEAWLRAHDLVYDGILEAPKGKTPDDWEPVELPLFRSTRFGDDQDRPIRKSDGNWTYFGADLAYHFQKAESADALVDIWGADHAGTVKRIKAAVAALTEGAGRTLPFEVKLVQMVQLLRDGEPVKMSKRAGTFVTLADVVREVGKDVVRFTMLTRKPEAQMDFDFAKVVEASKDNPVFYVQYAHARIASTLRKAAEQGLAPAPDHVERLGAEELELVKLAAQFPRTVEAAAAAREPHRIAFFLNDLAAAFHAYWNLGNDRPDKRYIVVDDPELTSARLFLAIQIGQVLKNGLALLGVEAVEEL; this comes from the coding sequence ATGTCGGATATCACTACGCTTTACGCCGCCTTTGCGGCCCATATCGCCACGGCGCTGGATGCACTCGAACGGGAAGGCGCGCTGCCCGCAGGCTTGCCGCGCGACAATGTCACCGTCGAGCCACCCCGCGACGCGAGCCATGGCGATCTTGCCACCAACGCGGCCATGGTGCTGGCGAAGCCCGCCAAAACCAATCCGCGCGCGCTGGCGGAATTGCTGACTGCGAAACTGGGCGAACTGCCCGATGTCGCCAGTGCGGAAATTGCCGGGCCGGGCTTTATCAACTTGCGGCTGGCCGATGGGGCATGGCGCCGGGAAATTGCCGGTATCGCTGCGCTGGGCGCCGACTATGGCCGTTCCGATGCGGGCGGTGGCAGCACGGTCAACGTCGAATATGTATCTGCCAATCCCACAGGGCCGATGCACATGGGGCATTGCCGGGGGGCCGTGGTGGGCGATGCGCTGGCGACGCTGCTGGAATATGCGGGCCATAAGGTGGTGCGCGAATATTACATCAATGATGCGGGGGCGCAGGTGCAGGTGCTCGCCCGCTCGGTGCACATCCGTTATCGCGAGGCGCTGGGCGAAGCTGTGGGGGAAATCCCCGAAGGGCTCTATCCGGGGGACTATCTGGTTCCCGTGGGGCAGGCGCTGGCCCAGGAATTCGGGGATCGTTACGCCGCCGCACCCGAATCCGAATGGCTGGACCTGTTCCGCACCCGCGCCGTTGCCGCGATGATGGACATGATTCGGGCCGATCTCGCCCTTCTGGGCATCCGGCACGATGTGTTTTCATCCGAGGCGGAACTGCAGGCGGCAGGCAAACCGGCGGAAGCCGAAGCATGGCTGCGCGCGCACGATCTGGTGTACGACGGCATTCTCGAAGCCCCCAAGGGCAAGACGCCTGACGATTGGGAGCCGGTGGAACTGCCGCTGTTCCGTTCGACCCGTTTCGGGGATGATCAGGATCGCCCGATCCGGAAAAGCGACGGCAACTGGACTTATTTCGGGGCCGATCTGGCCTATCACTTCCAGAAGGCGGAAAGCGCCGACGCGCTGGTCGATATCTGGGGCGCGGACCACGCCGGCACGGTCAAGCGGATCAAGGCCGCTGTCGCCGCGCTGACCGAAGGCGCGGGGCGGACGCTGCCGTTTGAAGTCAAGCTGGTGCAGATGGTGCAATTGCTGCGCGATGGCGAACCGGTGAAAATGTCGAAGCGGGCGGGCACTTTCGTGACGCTGGCCGATGTTGTGCGCGAAGTGGGCAAGGACGTGGTGCGCTTCACCATGCTGACCCGCAAACCCGAGGCGCAGATGGATTTCGATTTCGCCAAAGTGGTGGAAGCGAGCAAGGACAACCCGGTCTTCTACGTGCAATATGCCCATGCGCGGATCGCCTCGACCTTGCGCAAGGCTGCCGAACAGGGCCTTGCGCCTGCGCCCGATCATGTCGAACGGCTGGGCGCGGAAGAACTGGAACTGGTCAAGCTGGCCGCGCAATTCCCGCGGACCGTCGAAGCGGCGGCTGCCGCGCGCGAACCGCACCGCATTGCCTTCTTCCTCAACGATCTGGCCGCAGCGTTCCATGCCTACTGGAATCTCGGCAACGACCGTCCGGACAAACGCTATATTGTTGTAGATGACCCAGAATTAACCAGTGCGCGGCTTTTCCTTGCTATCCAGATCGGACAAGTGTTGAAAAACGGTCTCGCCCTGCTGGGCGTGGAGGCAGTGGAGGAATTGTAG
- a CDS encoding SPOR domain-containing protein has translation MGEFSRNGDGGSFGTGSTAQLALDDEDDRLPWLESGEEDVEEGVDTGRLVGFALIGLAALVAIVGLIWWLGNRGDSAELVADGRTIEAPDAPYKTRPENPGGKEFAGTGDTSFKVGEGASTDSKLATAPAAKPSVPAKQPDAAGGKVNDGANDTANVPGVGVQVGAYNSKEQAQAGWTTLYTANEALHGYKYRIVQGTADIGTVYRLQAVTGDVASAEALCSRLKAAGTACQVKR, from the coding sequence ATGGGGGAATTCAGCCGCAACGGTGATGGGGGTTCGTTCGGAACGGGCAGCACCGCACAGCTCGCGCTGGACGACGAAGACGATCGTCTCCCCTGGCTCGAGTCCGGCGAAGAGGATGTCGAGGAAGGCGTCGATACGGGCCGTCTGGTCGGTTTTGCGCTGATCGGCCTTGCTGCGCTGGTTGCGATTGTTGGCCTGATCTGGTGGCTGGGCAACCGCGGCGACAGCGCCGAACTGGTTGCTGATGGCCGCACGATCGAGGCGCCCGATGCCCCTTACAAGACCAGGCCCGAGAATCCCGGCGGCAAGGAATTTGCCGGCACCGGCGATACCAGCTTCAAGGTGGGCGAAGGGGCCAGTACCGACAGCAAGCTGGCCACAGCCCCGGCCGCCAAACCCAGCGTGCCCGCCAAACAGCCGGATGCGGCTGGCGGCAAGGTGAACGATGGGGCGAACGATACGGCCAATGTTCCGGGCGTTGGGGTGCAGGTCGGCGCCTATAACAGCAAGGAACAGGCGCAGGCGGGCTGGACCACGCTCTACACCGCGAACGAGGCGTTGCATGGCTACAAGTACCGGATCGTGCAGGGCACGGCCGATATCGGCACTGTGTACCGGCTTCAGGCGGTAACCGGCGATGTCGCTTCGGCGGAGGCGCTGTGTTCCCGGCTTAAGGCCGCTGGCACGGCCTGTCAGGTCAAGCGCTGA
- the nagZ gene encoding beta-N-acetylhexosaminidase, producing MTPAIFGMAGPALTAEERAFFRESDPAGYILFGRNVENRAQVRALTDSLRDLHGRDDLFICIDQEGGRVARMKPPEWLAFPPGEVFDRLYDIAPASAIEAARANAEALGLDLAEVGISVDCLPLLDVRQPGAHDVIGDRALGQEPQRVAALGRAVLDGLARAGVVGIVKHIPGHGRALCDSHKHLPTVTASAEDLESDIAPFRTLASAPVAMTAHIVYTAWDSENPATQSPFVIAEIIRKRIGFDGLLLSDDLDMEALSGTVPERAERAVAAGCDLALNCWGRMEDMIGIAERLPPMRADSRDRLDRAMASIRGRVAGEDQARLLARRDGLLGLSGANA from the coding sequence ATGACGCCCGCGATTTTCGGTATGGCCGGACCGGCATTGACCGCCGAGGAGCGGGCATTCTTCCGCGAAAGCGATCCTGCGGGCTACATCCTGTTCGGGCGGAACGTGGAAAACCGCGCGCAAGTGCGGGCGCTGACGGATTCGCTGCGGGACCTGCATGGCCGCGACGATCTGTTTATCTGCATCGATCAGGAAGGCGGCCGGGTGGCGCGGATGAAACCGCCTGAATGGCTGGCTTTCCCCCCGGGTGAGGTGTTCGACCGGCTTTACGATATCGCGCCTGCCAGCGCGATCGAAGCCGCGCGCGCCAATGCGGAGGCGCTGGGCCTCGATCTGGCCGAAGTCGGCATATCGGTCGATTGCCTGCCCTTGCTCGATGTGCGGCAACCCGGCGCGCATGATGTGATCGGTGACCGGGCGCTGGGGCAGGAACCGCAGCGTGTGGCCGCGTTGGGCCGGGCGGTGCTGGATGGTCTGGCCCGCGCAGGTGTCGTCGGCATTGTGAAACATATCCCGGGGCACGGCCGGGCCTTGTGCGACAGCCACAAACACTTGCCGACAGTAACCGCCAGTGCGGAAGACCTTGAATCGGACATTGCACCCTTCCGCACGCTGGCCAGTGCCCCCGTCGCGATGACCGCACATATCGTCTACACCGCATGGGATAGCGAAAATCCCGCCACCCAGTCGCCATTCGTGATCGCGGAAATCATTCGCAAGCGGATCGGTTTTGATGGCCTGCTGCTCAGCGATGATCTCGATATGGAAGCCTTGTCGGGCACTGTGCCGGAACGCGCGGAACGGGCCGTGGCTGCGGGTTGCGATCTGGCGCTCAATTGCTGGGGGCGCATGGAGGATATGATCGGCATCGCCGAACGCCTGCCGCCGATGCGCGCGGACAGCCGGGATCGGCTCGATCGCGCCATGGCATCGATCCGCGGTCGGGTTGCCGGGGAGGATCAGGCGCGGCTGCTGGCCCGGCGTGACGGTCTGCTCGGCCTGTCCGGGGCGAACGCGTGA
- a CDS encoding segregation and condensation protein A produces MPEQGPSNEDWDSPVAGSGDEGALYLELDGWEGPLDLLLDLARRQKVDLKTISILALVDQYLTYIDQAEALRLELAADYLVMAAWLAYLKSALLLPKEEQEDPSPEELALRLQLRLQRLSAMREAAARLMARDRLGRDVFRRGAPEGLRVDRKNAWQCDWFDLVSAYGQVQARNKPVVHMVRERPVMTLESAINRVSSMLGMTLNWMQLEDFLPTHSDPRLRRSALASSFLAALELARTGRAEIAQEQTFGPLRLRRIVA; encoded by the coding sequence ATGCCCGAACAGGGCCCTTCGAATGAGGATTGGGACAGTCCGGTCGCCGGATCGGGCGATGAAGGCGCGCTCTATCTTGAACTCGATGGCTGGGAAGGACCGCTGGATCTGCTGCTCGATCTGGCACGGCGGCAGAAAGTCGATCTCAAGACCATTTCCATTCTCGCGCTGGTCGATCAGTACCTGACCTATATCGACCAGGCCGAAGCCCTGCGGCTGGAACTGGCGGCCGACTATCTCGTCATGGCGGCCTGGCTGGCCTACCTTAAGTCGGCCCTGCTTCTGCCGAAGGAAGAACAGGAAGACCCCAGCCCCGAAGAACTGGCCCTGCGTCTGCAACTGCGCTTGCAGCGCCTTTCCGCGATGCGCGAGGCAGCTGCCCGGCTGATGGCACGGGATCGGCTGGGGCGCGATGTGTTCCGGCGTGGCGCACCCGAAGGGTTGCGGGTGGATCGCAAGAATGCGTGGCAATGCGACTGGTTCGATCTGGTCAGCGCCTATGGGCAGGTACAGGCCCGCAACAAACCGGTGGTGCATATGGTGCGCGAACGGCCGGTGATGACACTGGAAAGCGCGATCAACCGCGTATCATCCATGCTGGGCATGACGCTGAACTGGATGCAGCTGGAAGATTTCCTGCCGACCCATTCCGATCCGCGCCTGCGGCGTTCGGCGCTGGCATCCAGCTTTCTGGCGGCGCTGGAACTGGCGCGCACCGGCCGCGCGGAAATCGCGCAGGAACAGACGTTCGGCCCACTGCGGCTGCGCCGGATCGTGGCATGA
- the scpB gene encoding SMC-Scp complex subunit ScpB, whose amino-acid sequence MSDEREPDELLRAVEATLFAAEEPMSIEVLSNHLGGADVRAALRELAQHYQGRGIELVERGKRWHFQTAPDLAHLLRRQREQVRRLSRAATEVLAIVAYHEPVSRAEVEAIRGVQTAKGTLDVLLEAGWVRVAGRREVPGRPVIYATTAEFLAHFGLASRRDLPGIDELRAAGLLDPVEDVLEGLLGESAPAPESGPAEENPPPDDPEAGLETTPDEAG is encoded by the coding sequence ATGAGCGACGAACGCGAACCCGATGAACTGCTGCGCGCGGTTGAAGCGACGCTGTTCGCAGCGGAAGAACCGATGAGTATCGAGGTTCTGTCGAACCATCTCGGCGGGGCCGATGTGCGCGCGGCGCTGCGCGAACTGGCGCAGCATTATCAGGGGCGCGGCATCGAACTGGTTGAGCGGGGCAAGCGCTGGCATTTTCAGACGGCGCCAGACCTTGCGCATCTGTTGCGGCGCCAACGGGAACAGGTCCGCCGTCTGTCGCGTGCGGCAACGGAAGTGCTGGCGATTGTCGCCTATCACGAACCAGTGAGCCGCGCCGAAGTGGAAGCGATTCGCGGTGTGCAGACGGCAAAGGGCACGCTGGACGTCTTGCTGGAAGCGGGCTGGGTGCGGGTGGCGGGCCGCCGCGAGGTTCCCGGTCGCCCGGTTATCTACGCCACGACTGCGGAATTTCTGGCCCATTTCGGGCTGGCATCGCGCCGTGACCTACCGGGAATCGACGAATTGCGCGCGGCTGGCTTGCTCGATCCGGTGGAAGACGTGCTGGAAGGCTTGCTGGGCGAAAGTGCGCCTGCGCCGGAATCCGGCCCGGCAGAGGAAAATCCACCCCCGGATGACCCCGAGGCGGGACTGGAAACCACGCCGGATGAAGCGGGCTGA
- a CDS encoding twin-arginine translocase TatA/TatE family subunit → MGLSVWHILVVALVILVLFGRGRISEMMGDFGKGIKSFKEGIKEEDDKPVAPRIEAPSSDAPPAEVRPADTTENKSADNQPTSN, encoded by the coding sequence ATGGGACTTAGCGTCTGGCACATTCTTGTCGTTGCCCTGGTTATCCTCGTGCTGTTCGGGCGCGGCAGGATTTCCGAAATGATGGGCGATTTCGGCAAGGGTATCAAAAGCTTCAAGGAAGGGATCAAGGAAGAGGACGACAAGCCGGTCGCCCCGCGCATCGAAGCGCCTTCGTCCGATGCCCCGCCTGCCGAAGTCAGGCCCGCCGATACCACGGAAAACAAGTCGGCCGACAATCAGCCGACGTCCAACTGA
- the tatB gene encoding Sec-independent protein translocase protein TatB, with translation MFDVGASELLLIAVVAIVVIGPKDMPLALRTAGRWIAKIRRVSGHFRSGIETMIREAELEDMEKKWREQNAQIMAAHPDASTHPEAASAEAASAEAALSTPPHGNPAAEAGGDPGAVATGDVSPPAEPQLPLGGPVSRNEP, from the coding sequence ATGTTTGATGTCGGCGCGTCCGAATTGCTCCTGATTGCCGTGGTGGCAATCGTCGTCATCGGGCCGAAAGATATGCCACTGGCCCTGCGTACCGCCGGGCGATGGATTGCCAAGATACGCCGTGTTTCCGGCCATTTCCGTTCGGGTATCGAAACCATGATCCGTGAAGCGGAACTGGAAGATATGGAAAAGAAATGGCGGGAACAGAACGCGCAGATCATGGCGGCCCATCCGGATGCCTCCACGCATCCCGAGGCGGCATCAGCAGAAGCCGCATCGGCCGAGGCGGCTCTTTCGACCCCGCCGCACGGTAATCCTGCCGCCGAAGCGGGCGGCGACCCGGGCGCTGTCGCCACCGGTGATGTGTCGCCACCGGCGGAACCGCAATTGCCGCTGGGCGGCCCCGTCAGCCGTAACGAGCCCTGA